A genomic segment from Acuticoccus sediminis encodes:
- a CDS encoding TRAP transporter substrate-binding protein, whose protein sequence is MKNAIAIGTLSACLALPVGAQAQEYTLRIQSLFAEASLPGQNLLQFYDDIEVMSGGRIKVEPFFSSAVVKSPETFDAVINGILDGDTTQPSYQVGKDTAFQFVGDPMGGYDTPWQMYAWLYEAGGLEMARELYAEYGMFLVGWWVHGPESLSSSKPLASVEDLKGWKFRSPPGMETDIFANLGASPVVMDFTEIFTAMESGVIDGADASNLSVNKSLGIYDVVDHATYPGFHSMPADHFAMRLEQWESFPDDIKRIIEVAWEKLSFRDSLSGEVAIAMTANELREAGKTLHAWSLEDRKAFREGAVKAWDTYADSDRAKAIVASQKDFMTQIGLIGDGQ, encoded by the coding sequence ATGAAGAACGCGATCGCCATCGGTACGCTGTCGGCGTGCCTCGCGCTGCCCGTCGGCGCCCAGGCGCAGGAATACACCCTGCGCATCCAGAGCCTCTTCGCCGAGGCATCGCTGCCCGGACAGAACCTCCTGCAGTTCTACGACGATATCGAGGTCATGTCGGGCGGGCGCATCAAGGTCGAGCCGTTCTTCTCCTCGGCGGTGGTCAAGTCGCCGGAGACGTTCGACGCCGTGATCAACGGCATCCTCGACGGCGACACGACGCAGCCGTCCTACCAGGTCGGCAAGGACACCGCGTTCCAGTTCGTCGGCGATCCGATGGGCGGCTACGACACGCCGTGGCAGATGTACGCCTGGCTCTACGAGGCGGGCGGCCTGGAGATGGCCCGCGAGCTCTACGCCGAGTACGGCATGTTCCTCGTCGGCTGGTGGGTGCACGGGCCGGAGTCGCTGTCCTCCTCCAAGCCGCTGGCCTCGGTCGAGGACCTGAAGGGCTGGAAGTTCCGCTCGCCGCCGGGGATGGAGACGGACATCTTCGCCAACCTCGGCGCGTCGCCGGTGGTGATGGACTTCACCGAGATCTTCACCGCGATGGAATCCGGGGTGATCGACGGGGCGGACGCCTCGAACCTCTCGGTCAACAAGTCGCTCGGCATCTACGACGTGGTAGACCACGCGACGTACCCGGGCTTCCACTCGATGCCGGCGGACCACTTCGCGATGCGGCTGGAGCAGTGGGAGTCGTTCCCGGACGACATCAAGCGGATCATCGAGGTCGCCTGGGAGAAGCTCTCCTTCCGTGACTCGCTCTCCGGCGAGGTGGCGATCGCCATGACCGCCAACGAACTGCGCGAGGCGGGCAAGACCCTCCACGCCTGGTCGCTGGAGGACCGCAAGGCGTTCCGCGAGGGTGCCGTGAAGGCGTGGGACACCTACGCCGACTCCGACCGCGCGAAGGCGATCGTCGCCTCGCAGAAGGACTTCATGACCCAGATCGGCCTGATCGGCGACGGTCAGTAA
- a CDS encoding TRAP transporter small permease subunit has protein sequence MYEVKPKSPIDYISLAISRVGLFLVSVIVAIMFYEVVMRYFFEKPTLWVNEMSLWIGGFIYLLAGLYVLQQRGHIRITLLYDIVPRNVQRLFDVISTICICIFAFMVIMGGLNEAVQKYGRWETFGTAWDPPIPATMKPAILIVSGLIILQAIANLIADWKETPMPEGFVEDDVVGELRDSYRDTITDRHD, from the coding sequence ATGTATGAAGTCAAACCCAAATCGCCGATCGACTATATCAGCCTCGCGATCAGCCGCGTCGGGCTGTTCCTCGTATCGGTCATCGTTGCGATCATGTTCTACGAAGTCGTGATGCGGTACTTCTTCGAGAAGCCGACGCTCTGGGTCAACGAGATGAGCCTGTGGATCGGCGGCTTCATCTACCTGCTCGCCGGGCTCTACGTGCTGCAGCAGCGCGGCCACATCCGCATCACGCTCCTCTACGACATCGTCCCGCGCAACGTGCAGCGGCTGTTCGACGTGATCTCGACCATCTGCATCTGCATCTTCGCCTTCATGGTGATCATGGGCGGGCTGAACGAGGCGGTGCAGAAATATGGCCGCTGGGAGACCTTCGGCACGGCCTGGGATCCGCCGATCCCGGCGACGATGAAGCCGGCGATCCTGATCGTGTCCGGCCTCATCATCCTCCAGGCCATCGCCAACCTGATCGCGGACTGGAAGGAGACGCCGATGCCCGAAGGCTTCGTCGAGGACGACGTCGTGGGCGAATTGCGCGACTCCTACCGCGACACCATCACCGACCGCCACGACTGA
- a CDS encoding TRAP transporter large permease yields the protein MPFYPWLLVLILAIAAFLVMAVRGHDRAAAVLLAVAATVLIFVLPPDFATAPDTQPLRDQIWALYGQLPKVSGMHIATISIILLIGIVVLLAIGMPLGFASGFLAVVVLYLRFGPDVLFRQFGTGPYSVFSQRIYGLMTDYVIISVPLFIFMASLLERSGLARDMYGSLNIWLSRTRGGIALVTAIMAIIMAAMSGIIGGEVVLLGLIALPQMLRLGYNQNLAIGTICASGSLGTMIPPSIVLIIYGLVTETSIQKLFTAAFIPGFILASFYLIYIIVRTQLNPSLAPLPEPRDDDLVGWQKPVRFAAFLMTLFSGIAVAAGLLLLAQGTVGGRTSGFFTTDPVIDAVGLFVAAVVLLLFVSVAFGRRIAGEGWAMGKGLVAPMVVVFVVLGSIYGGVTGITEAAGMGVVAVLLFIILRGEFTWSLFYQSLQRTFKSTGTILMVTFGATVLAGSYSIAGGPAYVANLITGADLPPMTVILIMMLIFLFLGALMDWVGIVLLVMPVFLPIILKLDLGMTAGDARIWFGILFCVNMQVSFLSPPFGPAAFYLKSVAPPHITLPDIFKGFLPFIGIQLLVLVLILLFPGLTLLLV from the coding sequence ATGCCCTTTTACCCCTGGCTGCTCGTCCTCATCCTCGCGATCGCCGCATTCCTGGTGATGGCCGTACGCGGCCACGACCGCGCCGCGGCCGTCCTGCTCGCGGTCGCGGCCACCGTCCTCATCTTCGTCCTGCCGCCGGACTTCGCCACCGCGCCGGACACGCAGCCGCTGCGCGACCAGATCTGGGCGCTCTACGGCCAGCTGCCGAAGGTCTCGGGGATGCACATCGCCACGATCTCGATCATCCTTTTGATCGGCATCGTCGTGCTGCTCGCCATCGGCATGCCGCTCGGCTTCGCGTCGGGCTTCCTCGCCGTGGTGGTGCTCTACCTGCGCTTCGGGCCGGATGTCCTGTTCCGCCAGTTCGGCACGGGGCCCTACTCGGTCTTCTCGCAGCGCATCTACGGGCTGATGACCGACTACGTCATCATCTCGGTGCCGCTCTTCATCTTCATGGCGTCGCTGCTGGAGCGCTCCGGCCTCGCCCGGGACATGTACGGCTCGCTCAACATCTGGCTGTCGCGCACCCGGGGCGGCATCGCGCTGGTGACGGCCATCATGGCGATCATCATGGCTGCGATGTCCGGCATCATCGGTGGCGAGGTGGTGCTGCTCGGCCTGATCGCGCTGCCGCAGATGCTGCGCCTCGGCTACAACCAGAACCTCGCCATCGGCACGATCTGCGCCTCCGGCTCGCTGGGGACGATGATCCCGCCGTCGATCGTCCTCATCATCTACGGCCTCGTCACCGAGACCTCGATCCAGAAGCTCTTCACGGCGGCGTTCATCCCGGGCTTCATCCTCGCCTCGTTCTACCTGATCTACATCATCGTCCGCACACAGCTGAACCCGTCGCTGGCGCCGCTGCCGGAGCCGCGCGACGACGACCTCGTCGGCTGGCAGAAGCCGGTGCGCTTCGCCGCGTTCCTGATGACGCTCTTCTCCGGCATCGCGGTGGCGGCGGGGCTCCTCCTGCTCGCGCAGGGCACCGTGGGCGGGCGCACGTCCGGCTTCTTCACCACCGATCCGGTCATCGACGCCGTGGGCCTCTTCGTCGCCGCCGTCGTCCTGCTGCTCTTCGTCTCCGTCGCGTTCGGCCGAAGGATCGCAGGCGAGGGGTGGGCGATGGGCAAGGGCCTCGTCGCGCCGATGGTCGTGGTCTTCGTCGTGCTGGGCTCGATCTACGGCGGCGTCACGGGCATCACCGAGGCGGCCGGCATGGGCGTCGTCGCGGTTCTGCTCTTCATCATCCTGCGCGGCGAGTTCACGTGGTCGCTGTTCTACCAGTCCCTCCAGCGCACGTTCAAATCGACCGGCACCATCCTGATGGTCACCTTCGGCGCCACGGTGCTCGCGGGGTCCTACTCCATCGCGGGCGGGCCGGCGTACGTGGCGAACCTCATCACCGGGGCGGACCTCCCGCCGATGACGGTGATCCTCATCATGATGCTGATCTTCCTGTTCCTCGGCGCGCTGATGGACTGGGTGGGGATCGTGCTCCTGGTGATGCCGGTCTTCCTGCCGATCATCCTGAAGCTCGACCTCGGGATGACCGCCGGGGACGCGCGGATCTGGTTCGGCATCCTCTTCTGCGTGAACATGCAGGTGTCCTTCCTGTCCCCGCCGTTCGGGCCGGCCGCCTTCTATCTGAAGTCCGTCGCGCCGCCGCACATCACGCTGCCGGACATCTTCAAGGGCTTCCTGCCCTTCATCGGCATCCAGCTCCTCGTGCTGGTGCTGATCCTGCTCTTCCCCGGCCTCACGCTGCTCCTGGTCTGA